The genomic interval CGTTGTCCCTTTTTGGGTAGTTCATCTTTAACGTGGTCGTACAAATTTCGCAACACAGGCATGGTTAATTCTTGTGTGTTGTCGCTTTCTGGAAGAAAGGGAATTTTCACCAATCCACTTTCAATAGCCTCGATTAAACCAAAATCAGAAACAACCCAAGGAAATAAGCTATAGGGTGTGTAACCTGAACCCGTTAAATAGTAAGGCGTTGCCGAAAGGTCATAAACACTTTGAACCTTGAACTTTTTTGTAATCTCTCTCAATCCGCTGAACCATACGGCTGCTCTTGCGTTTTCATCTGCTTCTTCGTTGTCAGTAGTTTTACTTTTTGATTTTGGTAAATAGCAGTGATGTGCTTCGTCATTCAAAATCAATACCCTGCTTCCAGCTTTAAATTTTCCTAAAGTTCTTTTTACCACTTGGGCAAAATCTTCTTTATTGCCCGTATTAATTTTCTTACCCTCCAAATTTACTTTGCCATCAAACGGACTGCGTTTGTTTCCCTGTAATATCTTAGGTTCAAATGTGTGATAGTTGGTAATGACTAATCTTGCATTTAGGTTTTCCAAACGGTGCTCCATATTGGCAGGAATCAAACCACGAACACGGTAATAATCTTCAATGTCTTTTGGGTTTTTATTTTTCGTATCCACAAACAAAACACCCAAGCGGCTTTTAATGGTAATGCCTGGAGCAACGATTAAAAAGTAGTCAGCAAAACGGGTATCATTTCTGTATTCTTGTCTGTTGAAGTAGTGGTAACAAATTAAACAAGCCATTACAACCGTTTTGCCAGAACCTGTCGCCATTTTAAAAGCAATTCTTGGCAATTGATCTGTTGCATCATCGCTTACTGTTTGCTGTCCCTTACGTAGCAAGTTTAAAATGTGTTGCCCAGCGTTAGATTTTTCTGCCACTTCATTGATCCAAATAGCCGTTTCAACAGCTTCTTGTTGGGCAAAGAATAATTTTTTTGTTACTAATCTTTCTGTATTGTTGAACCAAAAAGTCAGCAGTTCTTTGGTAACTCTTGTTGTGTTGGGATAATTTGCTGTTCTCCAAATTCCAATTTCCTTGCGACACAGATTAATAATGTGATTCAAATATTCACCAGCATCTTCATTCCATTCAAAAACCTCTTTCTGCCCACTTTGTCTGGAAGGTATGACGGCAGCATCCGTTTTAAATATCCTCCGGCCTTTGCAAATACTCTTATAATCCAAACTCCCTTCGCTATCAGTGTCATAGTGCAGCAATGGCTCTAAGTATGGACTGTTTAATATGGGATTCTCTGCACTCATATATTAATGTCTGTCATTTAATTTTTGCGAAAGGCTCGCATTTTTCTGTTCGTATCCTGTTGGCAGTGTCGTCATAGCATTGCATCTAACATCTATTATGCGAAATAAATTTATCAAAAGTTTCGCTTTTCCAATATCAGTCAAAAGTTAAACGGTTGCCGGTATATTTTTCATAATGGCTGAATGCGTATAGCGTGATGCTGCGCAGTTGTTCCATTCTTTCAATGGGTTTCAGTCCTCTCCAATAGGAAATTTGCGCTTCCTGCTCTTCCTCAAAAGAATTAAAAAAAGTAAGGCGCTTTTTGCTGTAATCAGCGGCGGGCTCTTCTGCTTTATCTGGTTTATCGTCTTGCATGAGTCTAAGCTGTGATAAATAAAAGAAATCCTCCCGTTCCTACAAGCAAATCCCCCTCCTGAATTTTGCAAAAGGAGCTTGATAGAATCCTTCGAGTACCGGTTAAAGCAGGGCTAGAAAAAAAATGACAATAAAATGACAAAACTCATGCAATAAATAAATAGGCCTTAGCGTTAGTAGTTCAAAGCCAGGTGAAAATACAGCTTTTAAAAACGAAAATGAAAAGAGTATGAAACAGAGAAGCGAGTAAAATTTCCGGGCAATTTCCTGGGTAGAAATTCACCGGAACGGGTTAATGGCTTCTCGACTGAAAAGGTCGGGAGATAAAGGCACCTCGTTACCACAGCCTTCGATGGCATTCATTTTCTTAATCTTTTAATTCTAATTTTTATGAAAAAGTGTAATAAGCGTTCGCTTAAAACAAGACGCGAACGTAATAAAAACCGGGTAAACCGGTTGCGGAACGAGTTCCGCCGTAAAATGGGACCGTATATGCCCATCATGATACTGGTGAGTATCAGTTACAAGTTCAATTTGTTAACCAGTGCAGAAAAGGTGTATGAAAGGTTGATCTTTCACATCTTTATGCTGACGGGGAATGGAAATTTTCCGGTGGTGGATCCGACCTTAGCAGATTTGCAGCTCAAGGCAGATCAGTTGCAGGTTTTAATCAACCAAGCGAAGAATGGTGACCGTCTGGTAATTGAGCAAAGGGATATTATAGCCAGAGAGGCCATTGAACTGATTCGTTCTTTAGGAGCGGATATACAGAAGAAGAGTGGGGGAGATGCGGAAAAAATCCATAGTGCCGGATTCAGTACCCGCAAGGAACGCACTTCGATTCAGCCTTGCACGAAAGTGGTGATTGGAAAAATCACTTCGCTGGGCTCCGGTGACATTACTTTTGAACTGTTGAAAGTGTTAACGGCCAAGGTGTATGTGGTCATGGTTAGCACACAGTTTTCGGGCGCACCGTGGTATCTTGCCGCGCATTCTGATAAGCTTTCTTTTAGCATAGACGGCTATGAAGATGGCGATGATTTTGTCTTTCTCAGTGCGAGCACGAGGTATTTTTTCAGGATTTATGCCTGGAATCGCCTCGGTAAAGGCGAAAACAGCGAAACAGCAGATGCTATCTGTCTTGCTTAGGATTTCTGGCTTAAGGCCCCGCCGCGAGGCGGGGCTTTTTTGTTTTGGGAGATGGAGAGGATGGGAGAGGGATTTTATTGAATCTCTATTATCCCATAAAACAAAAAGCCTCAATTAGAGGCTTTTTGTTTGGAAAGTGAAGAGTTAGATTCTGTGACTCCTCCGATTATATCGGAGTGTTTTGAACCTAAATTTTAGTGGAAGCTACAGGGTTCGAACCTGTGACCCCTCCGATTATATCGGAGTGTTCTGAACCTAAATTTTAGTGGAAGCTACAGGGTTCGAACCTGTGACCCTCTGCTTGTAAGGCAGATGCTCTGAACCAGCTGAGCTAAGCTTCCAAAACGGAGCGCAAATGTATAAGAGTTAGTGAATTATTCAAGAACAAAATAGAAAATTTAAAAGCTGACTACACAGTCGTCCTGTTCTACCATAATTCCTTCGTGTAAATACACTTTTTTAACTTCTCCTTCGACCGGTGCCGTTATTGTTGATTCCATTTTCATGGCTTCGATGACAAATAAAGGCTGGTTTTTAGATACCAGTTCACCTTCTTTCACAAATACCTTTATTAGTTTTCCCTGCAAAGGGGCACCAATATCGTTGGCATTGGTGGTTTTCAGGTGTTGAATTTTTGTGGACTTGACTGTTCGGTCTTGTACATGGATAGAGCGCGTTTGTCCGTTGATCTTGAAAAATACATCGCGTATTCCTTCTTCGTTGGGTTCACTCATATTCAGGTAGCGCACCAACAAACTCTTACCCGGTTCAATGGTGATGAGAATTTCTTCGTAGGGTTTCATGGGATAATAGAAAGCCGGAGTGGGAATGGTGGATACATCACCGAAGTTTTTTCGGAACTTATAGTATTCGTCGTAAACCTTGGGATACATTTTCATAGAAAGAAAATCTTCTTCCGTCCTGTTTTCATCATATTTTGCCCGAAAGGCGTTTAACTCCCGGTCGAAGTCGGTAGGTGCCAGATGTGCATTGGGACGGTCGGTAAAGGGGGCTTCATCTTTTAGAATTATTTTTTGAAGTTCTTTAGGAAATCCTCCATAGGGTTGGCCTAATTCGCCGCGGAATAATTGTTTGACAGAATCGGGAAGAGAAAGCGTTTCCCCCTTCTTCATGATATCCTCAACGGTTAAATCGTTCGAAGTCATAAACAAAGCCATATCTCCTACTACTTTGGAAGAAGGAGTGACTTTGATTAGATCGCCGAACATTTCATTGACTTCGGCATAGTTCTTTTTGATGAGTTCAAACTTGTCTTCTAATCCAAGCGAACGCGCTTGCGGAAGGAGATTGGAGTATTGTCCACCGGGAATTTCATGCTCATACACTTCGGCTGTTCCAGCTTTCAATTCACTTTCAAAAGGATAGTAATACTCGCGAACTACTTCAAAATAGTTGGAGTAAGCGTTTAATGAAGGCAGGTTAACCCGATTTTCCCGTTTATGCCCTTGCATCATGGCTACGATAGAGTTAAAATTGGGCTGGGAGGTAAGCCCACTCATGGAAGCCAGAGCCACATCAATCACATCTACTCCTGCCTCAATGGCTTTCATATAGGTAGCCGCCTGAAGAGAACTGGTGTCATGTGTGTGAAGATGTATGGGAATTTTGATCGCGTTCTTTAGCTCGCTGATAAGGATTTCAGCAGCATAGGGTTTGAGTAGTCCGGCCATGTCTTTGATAGCCAAGATGTGTGCGCCTTCGCCTTCAAGTTGTTTTGCCAGTTCAATGTAATAAGCGAGGTTGTATTTTTTATTTTTCTTTTCATCTAGAATGTCGCCGGTATAGCAGACACAGGCTTCAGCAATAGAGTTGGTTTTTTCTCTGACGGTTTTAATGCTCATCTTCATTCCTTCCAACCAATTCAGCGAATCAAAAATTCTGAAGATATCTATACCATTTTCTGCGCTTTTTTCAATAAACTTAGCGACCAGATTGTCCGGATAAGCGGCATAGCCTACAGCATTGCTTCCACGGAACAGCATTTGCAGGAGAATATTGGGCATGGCTTTACGAATCTTTCTTAACCGGTCCCAAGGATCTTCGTGTAAGAAACGCATGCAAACATCAAAGGTAGCACCGCCCCATACCTCCATCGAAAAAATTTCGGGATGATTCTTGGCCATTCCTTCTGCTACGGCGAGCATATCTACATTCCTCATGCGGGTGGCAAAAAGGGATTGGTGTGCATCGCGAAGAGTCGTATCGGTATAATGTATTTTCCCATCACCTTTCAACGCTTCGATGAATTTATCACGCCCTAATTCATTCAGTAAATCCTTACTGCCTTTCGGAAAAGGCGCATTGAAATCAAAGGGAGGGATTATCGGTTCCCGGAATTTCTTATCCACGTCATATTTGCTCACATCCATATGACCATTTACCTTCAGGTCACCTAGATAGCGAATAGCTTTAGTGCCACGGTCTTTGTCCAGTCCCCATTTTGGAGATAGCAATTCAGGGTTCTTTGTGATAAATCCAACCGTGGCTTTGCCGGACTGAAATTCTTCATTCTCCATCACCTGCATCAGGAAAGGGATATTGGTCTTGACACCTCTAATACGATACTCCGTAAGCGTACGGTGCATTCTTTTGGTGGCGCCTTTTAATGTGCGGCTCCAAGCTGATATTTTTACCAGCATGGAATCAAAGAAGGGAGAGATTTTTACACCGGGATAGGTACTGCCTTCATCTAACCTGATTCCAAAGCCCCCTGCATTGCGATATGCGATAATGGTGCCATAATCTGGTTTGAAATCATTTTCAGTATCCTCGGTAGTAACCCGGCACTGGATAGCAAAACCATTGCATTTTACATCATCCTGTGAGCGTAGAAATATTTGCTTATGCGCCAGTTCATAACCGGCGGCAATCAAGATTTGCGAGCGAACGATGTCTATTCCTGTTACTTCTTCGGTAATAGTATGCTCCACCTGTATTCGTGGATTTACTTCAATGAAGAAAATGTGATGGTCTTTATCTACCAGGAACTCTACGGTGCCGGCGTTGTTATAATCAACATGCTTGGCGATGCGAATGGCATACTCAAATAGTTTCTCACGAATTTCATCGGGAAGAACAGAGGGCGCTAATTCAATCACCTTCTGAAATCGCCTCTGGACGCTGCAATCTCTTTCGTATAAGTGAACGATATTTCCGTAGTTGTCGCCCAATAACTGCACCTCAATGTGTTTGGGATTGTCAATGAACTTTTCAATAAAAATGGTGTCATTGCCAAATGCTTTCAATGCTTCGTTCTTAGCATCTGTAAACGATCGGCTCATCTCTTCTTCATTCTTTACTTCGCGCATACCTCTTCCTCCTCCACCGGCTGCTGCTTTAAGCAATACCGGAAAGCCGATACGGGATGCTTCTGTCAATGCATCGGTTAAAGTTTCCAATGGAATC from Bacteroidota bacterium carries:
- a CDS encoding pyruvate carboxylase, translated to MNSIKFNKLMVANRGEIAIRIFRAASELKIRTVGVYTYEDRYSLHRYKCDQSYQIGPNSEPLKPYLDIEEIIRVAKKNGVDAIHPGYGFLSENVQFAKRCAEEGITFIGPRPEVMEKLGDKVSAKILAREVAIPLIPDSQIPLETLTDALTEASRIGFPVLLKAAAGGGGRGMREVKNEEEMSRSFTDAKNEALKAFGNDTIFIEKFIDNPKHIEVQLLGDNYGNIVHLYERDCSVQRRFQKVIELAPSVLPDEIREKLFEYAIRIAKHVDYNNAGTVEFLVDKDHHIFFIEVNPRIQVEHTITEEVTGIDIVRSQILIAAGYELAHKQIFLRSQDDVKCNGFAIQCRVTTEDTENDFKPDYGTIIAYRNAGGFGIRLDEGSTYPGVKISPFFDSMLVKISAWSRTLKGATKRMHRTLTEYRIRGVKTNIPFLMQVMENEEFQSGKATVGFITKNPELLSPKWGLDKDRGTKAIRYLGDLKVNGHMDVSKYDVDKKFREPIIPPFDFNAPFPKGSKDLLNELGRDKFIEALKGDGKIHYTDTTLRDAHQSLFATRMRNVDMLAVAEGMAKNHPEIFSMEVWGGATFDVCMRFLHEDPWDRLRKIRKAMPNILLQMLFRGSNAVGYAAYPDNLVAKFIEKSAENGIDIFRIFDSLNWLEGMKMSIKTVREKTNSIAEACVCYTGDILDEKKNKKYNLAYYIELAKQLEGEGAHILAIKDMAGLLKPYAAEILISELKNAIKIPIHLHTHDTSSLQAATYMKAIEAGVDVIDVALASMSGLTSQPNFNSIVAMMQGHKRENRVNLPSLNAYSNYFEVVREYYYPFESELKAGTAEVYEHEIPGGQYSNLLPQARSLGLEDKFELIKKNYAEVNEMFGDLIKVTPSSKVVGDMALFMTSNDLTVEDIMKKGETLSLPDSVKQLFRGELGQPYGGFPKELQKIILKDEAPFTDRPNAHLAPTDFDRELNAFRAKYDENRTEEDFLSMKMYPKVYDEYYKFRKNFGDVSTIPTPAFYYPMKPYEEILITIEPGKSLLVRYLNMSEPNEEGIRDVFFKINGQTRSIHVQDRTVKSTKIQHLKTTNANDIGAPLQGKLIKVFVKEGELVSKNQPLFVIEAMKMESTITAPVEGEVKKVYLHEGIMVEQDDCVVSF